The DNA region AGCGTTCCCCCTTCCCCAAGTACGACTACGCAAACCGTCTCCAGACTTTGCCCTGTGCCCCCCGAGGGGCAGAAGTGCCCACTTGATTACCTTTGCTCTAGGCTGGTGGCTTTGAACCTTGagcaggcatcagaatcacctggacgacttgttaaaaaaaaaagcaaacagatttCTGAGCCCCGCTCCTTTACAGCCGGGCTGGGATGGGCCCGAGAATtggcatttctagcaagttcccggTTGATGATACTGAGGCTGCTTGttcagggaccacattttgagaaccgcTAGCATCGAGACTGggaggttggtttttttttttttctttttttgtctgcaatgcgcagcttgcgggatcttagttccccgaccagggattgaaccccgggccctcagcaatgaaagtgcagaatcctaaccactggaccgccagggaattcctgagactGGGAGGTTTTGAGGAGAATCCACGTTCCCAGCTTCACTTggggattcaatgagataatgaacATAAGAAGTGCTCCATAAACGTCAGCTGTcgtttattattatttgttttttttaccatATTTCATAGACTCTAAGGTGCCACCAAAGCAAAGAAGCATCCTGATCAAAATGTGAAAAGATACGCGTCTTAGAACCAGTAAAATACAGTAGTACAGTCAAACCCATCGGGCATGGTTCCCCACCACTAAATCAGGCCTGAGGATGCCTCGCTGAGCCCTGGACTCTGGTGACAGCCCTAGAGTGGATGAGGCCAGGGCCACAAGAGGTTGTCCAGGGCCTCTGACCATTTgataggggaaggggatggaggcGGGGGACACGGGGGGCAGTGCAGGTGGGAGACCAgtcctgggccctgccctccaggttGGTCACAGCAAATGTCGGAGGAATAGCGGCACGCCCAGCGCCAGGCCGGTGGTGGCCCCTGCCATCTGGCTGCCTGCGGGGTGGGGGGCCCCGTTACACAGGCGGCCGGTGCAACAGTTGGTGGTGAGGCTGTAGGTGACACCCATGTAGCTGACGGGCTCCTCGTGGCCACACGAGGTGGCCTGCACGCAGCCTTTGTTGATGATGGGGCTGATGCCGGGGGCCACCCCGTGGCCCGTGAAGCAGTCCTCGTCATCGCCACAGCGCATGTGGGTGCCGGGACAGGTCGTGGAGTCGGTCAGCTCACAGAAGACGCAGTCCTTGGTGCCCGTCGTGCCTGGGGGCAGAGCCATCACCAGAAGCAACAGCCAGCTGAGGACCATGGTGGCCTGGCGGCGGTGACGGTGCCCAAGCCAGGCCGTAGGCTTCCTGGGCCTCCCGGAACCGCTGAATGACACTCCTCACGCCCGCAAGACTTGTACCCCTGGTTCTGGTCTCCCAGGATCAGCACCTGGTGTGTCCTCAGTTCCCAATGCTCCGCGTCCCTCTTGGAAGCTCCGTTGTGACCACAGCTCTCCAGTCCTTGGGTCTCAGAAACTCCCCCGGGATGGAGACGAGCCAGTGACTGCTGCCTGACAAGAGACTTTGTGGAGCGGAATGGGGTGACCTCACAGACCCCACCCAGGGTTCCCACTGGCTGCTCTGGGGGTGAGGTCataggtgggggaggggtgtcacAATCTGAGGGGCAGGCTGGCCGGCCGACCTGCCCGGGAGCAAGGACACTGCCACTCTGCCTAGGTGAGGAAGCTCAGACCAACTTTCCTCATCTCGGCTGCGAACTCATCCgctctgctgggtgctgggtgctgtCCTGCCGAGTGCAAGATACACAGCCCAGGGCGAGCCTGTTTTTCCGATGGGCAAAGCGAATGAAGCTCAGGAAGGGAAATTGATATGTCCAAGGTCCCCTGAGCCAGGACGAGAGTCCAGGTTCATTTAATTCCAAAgagagcatttactgagcacctgctgtgtaccaAGACCTGTGCTCAATGCTTTAAATCACAACCACCGTGATCACAGGGATAGTAAGGGCACAGCTCACCACGGCTCGCAGGCTTTTAATGCTGGGCACCTaccaggccctgggcaggaggCCTGACCCATGTTCTCTGATTCTAATCTTCCTACGTTTTAGCTCCAtattacagatgaacaaactgaggcagggagcaggcacacctagagcctggcacacagcaagcacttaataaatggcaATCATTGTAGGAAGCAGCTGAGTCTTCAGTCCCTGAGGGTGTCAGAATCCCATCTCTCtccagagggggaaactgaggtatCCCTCCATGGGGACAGGGCAGAGGCCAGGTTTAAACTCGAGTCTGATTCCAGATGATCATTTAAGGACGTTAACTCATGTTGTCTTCACATCAACCCTCTGGCGTATGTACTTCATTGTTCCCATTCTACAGAGGTGCATGTTGAGGCCAGAGGGATGGCAGGACTTGGCTGAGGTCACAGAGCCTGCCCTGGGACCAGGTTGGGGTCTGGTGATGGGGGCCAGACCAGGCTTCTGGGGCTGCTTGGAGATCCTGACCCCCACCTCTGTGCCCCCCAGCTTCACATGGAGTGACTCACGCCTGCACCGTGGTCTGGTGACCCTGCTGACCGGTGAGATCGCCGATGCCTTCAGCCGAGAGTTCCGGACACTCTATGCGGCCTCCTGGCCGCTCCCGCCCGCGCCCACCCCGGGTCCCTTTGTCAGAGCCCTGGGGGGGCTGCAGCTGGCCTACAGCCCGCATCGCGTGGCCCGCCGCTGCTCCGTGGCCCCGTCGCCGCCACCACTGCCTGATGGCTCGCTGGCCCACCGCCTGGCCGCCTGCCGAGTCTTCGAGGGGGACAGACAGAAGACCCTGGCCAAGCCAGGGCCAGCTCTTAGCGACATCCTGAGGAGTGTACAGCGTGCCCGGACCCCCAGTGGccccctggcccagcccagccgCTCCCTATGGGACCTGAGCCGCCTGTCCCAGCTGTCAGGCTCTAGTGACGGTGACAACGAGGTGAGACCTGGTGGCTGGCCTGAGAGAGAATAGCTGGAAGAGAATAGAGGCATGTGAGGGCCTGCGATGTGCCTGGCcccgggggggcggggtgggggaaagCAAAACTGCTCCCCTGTGTTCATAATTGCATCGTCCACTTCCTGTatccctactgtgtgctgggcagggGAGCGCCAGGTAACACTGGGTAGAGACCCCAAGAACCCTGGGTGTGAAACCTGGCAAGATATACCAACTGTGAGAGCCCGG from Balaenoptera musculus isolate JJ_BM4_2016_0621 chromosome 19, mBalMus1.pri.v3, whole genome shotgun sequence includes:
- the SPACA4 gene encoding sperm acrosome membrane-associated protein 4, with the translated sequence MVLSWLLLLVMALPPGTTGTKDCVFCELTDSTTCPGTHMRCGDDEDCFTGHGVAPGISPIINKGCVQATSCGHEEPVSYMGVTYSLTTNCCTGRLCNGAPHPAGSQMAGATTGLALGVPLFLRHLL